The following are from one region of the Lycium ferocissimum isolate CSIRO_LF1 unplaced genomic scaffold, AGI_CSIRO_Lferr_CH_V1 ctg2681, whole genome shotgun sequence genome:
- the LOC132043652 gene encoding uncharacterized mitochondrial protein AtMg00810-like, which translates to MVCQVVPGFVFQRVPTLLQCSLFKRVSGDSLVILAIYVDDITLTGTDLAEISDLKSFLQAEFKIKNLGSLNYFLGIEVLYTPSGVVLHQKKFLHDLLTAFHSLDCSSVVCPVELNAKLKAGVGDPLPKPEEYRWTSDFGIIFNSSSDLSLVVYCDSDWGACVDSRRSVSSFCVLLGSSVIGWKSKKQAVVSLSSAEVEYKSMSKAVAEITWVTRLLSDFGLTDLSSIPLFGDNQ; encoded by the exons ATGGTATGCCAAGTTGTCCCGGGCTTTGTGTTCCAGAGGGTACCCACACTCCTTCAATGTTCCTTGTTCAAAAGGGTTTCTGGTGATTCCTTGGTCATCTTAGCTATCTATGTAGATGACATAACCCTTACAGGGACTGACCTGGCTGAAATTTCTGATCTCAAGTCCTTTCTCCAAGCTGAGTTCAAAATTAAGAATTTGGGGTCTCTGAATTacttcttgggtattgaagttTTATACACCCCTTCTGGTGTTGTCCTTCATCAGAAGAAGTTTTTGCATGATCTCCTAACTGCATTTCACAGTCTTGACTGTTCATCAGTGGTGTGTCCCGTTGAACTGAATGCTAAGCTTAAGGCTGGGGTTGGGGATCCTCTTCCAAAGCCTGAGGAGTACAGAT GGACTTCTGATTTTGGCATCATCTTCAATTCATCTTCTGATCTTTCCTTGGTTGTGTATTGTGATAGTGATTGGGGTGCCTGTGTTGATAGTAGAAGATCTGTTTCTAGCTTTTGTGTGCTTCTGGGTAGTAGTGTAATTGGTTGGAAATCCAAAAAGCAGGCTGTGGTGTCACTCTCCTCTGCAGAGGTTGAATACAAATCAATGAGTAAAGCTGTTGCTGAGATTACTTGGGTTACTCGTTTATTGTCTGACTTTGGCCTGACTGATCTTTCTTCTATTCCTTTGTTTGGTGATAACCAGTGA